A genomic window from Candidatus Palauibacter scopulicola includes:
- a CDS encoding DUF5916 domain-containing protein, whose protein sequence is MRATRDLLASIVGTMLVVLLAPALLQSQQAPRARASEIATPPVIDGRLDDEAWSGLAPLDGFTQREPTEGQPVSQPTEVRVGYDGAALYIGAWLFDDDPAGIVTGQTLRDASLDDSDAFVVVLDTYLDRQNALVFGTTPAGIEYDGQVTGEGVGGGRGGGRQQRGSAGGFNLNWDASWEVATSRDDRGWYAEMRIPFSTLRYGAGGPQDWGLNVERKIRRNSEQSMWAPLPRQFGVYRVSLAGILALEAPARRTVSISPYALMDGFRDYGVPSPETEFGRQIGGDAKIGLNQSLTLDLTVNTDFAQAEVDDQQVNLTRFSLFFPEKRAFFLENAGTFAVGASRSAELFFSRRIGLQGGREVPITAGARMTGKVGAFQVGMLNIQTEEAFHFDDDAGVSERIAPANNFGVLRAYREFGNRSQLGAIFVSRLNTADAGDHNLTYGIDGRLGIGDALTFDGWASLTATPVPGGEDAAGSGFNDGEYGFAGGMRYVTRDWQVTTGYRQIGDAFNPEVGFVNRRGYRQLNWRFLRHMRTDGVSWFREFRPHISGNSWWTLGGFNESYLVHFDNHFQFENGAFFQLPGFNFTGEGLEAPFAIRENIVIPAGTYHNIDWEFRANTNRGAPLSLSVGWDLGGFYSGTRFGPNATLAYRYGDRLSASLITNYFDVRLDEGSFKTAVVRFNASYSFTPRVYLQANVQYNDDTKDVGTNVRFAWLDTAGTGLYVVWNDTNHTGSLERTGIMAGPKQRQLVVKYSRLFNLTG, encoded by the coding sequence ATGCGCGCGACTCGCGATCTCCTGGCCAGTATCGTCGGCACCATGCTTGTCGTGCTCCTCGCGCCTGCCCTGCTGCAAAGCCAGCAGGCGCCCCGGGCGCGGGCGTCGGAGATCGCGACGCCTCCGGTCATCGACGGTCGGCTCGACGACGAGGCCTGGTCGGGCCTCGCGCCGCTCGACGGCTTCACCCAGCGCGAGCCCACCGAGGGCCAGCCGGTGTCGCAGCCCACGGAGGTCCGCGTCGGCTACGACGGCGCGGCGCTGTACATCGGCGCGTGGCTCTTCGACGACGATCCGGCGGGCATTGTCACGGGCCAGACGCTGCGGGACGCTTCGCTCGACGATTCCGATGCCTTCGTCGTCGTGCTCGACACCTACCTGGACCGGCAGAACGCCCTCGTCTTCGGCACCACGCCGGCGGGGATCGAGTACGACGGACAGGTGACCGGCGAGGGAGTGGGCGGCGGTCGGGGCGGGGGCCGCCAGCAGCGCGGCTCGGCCGGCGGCTTCAACCTCAACTGGGACGCCTCGTGGGAGGTCGCCACGAGCAGGGACGATCGCGGCTGGTACGCCGAGATGCGGATCCCGTTCTCGACGCTGCGCTACGGCGCCGGGGGACCGCAGGACTGGGGCCTGAACGTCGAGCGCAAGATCCGCCGCAACAGCGAGCAGTCGATGTGGGCGCCCCTGCCCAGGCAGTTCGGCGTCTACCGCGTCTCGCTCGCCGGTATCCTCGCGCTCGAGGCCCCCGCCCGGCGCACGGTATCGATCAGCCCGTACGCGCTCATGGACGGCTTCAGGGACTATGGCGTGCCGTCGCCGGAGACGGAGTTCGGGCGACAGATCGGGGGCGACGCCAAGATCGGCCTCAACCAGAGCCTCACGCTCGACCTCACGGTGAACACCGACTTCGCGCAGGCGGAGGTCGACGACCAGCAGGTAAACCTCACGCGCTTCAGCCTCTTCTTCCCCGAGAAGCGCGCCTTCTTCCTGGAGAACGCGGGCACCTTCGCGGTCGGCGCGAGCCGTTCGGCCGAACTCTTCTTCAGCCGCCGCATCGGGCTTCAGGGCGGCCGGGAGGTGCCGATCACGGCGGGCGCCCGCATGACCGGAAAGGTCGGCGCCTTCCAGGTCGGCATGCTCAACATCCAGACCGAGGAGGCCTTCCACTTCGACGACGACGCGGGCGTCAGCGAGCGGATCGCGCCCGCCAACAACTTCGGCGTGCTGCGGGCGTACCGGGAGTTCGGCAACCGGTCGCAGCTCGGCGCCATCTTCGTGTCGCGCCTCAACACGGCCGACGCGGGAGACCACAACCTCACGTACGGGATCGACGGCCGGCTCGGCATCGGCGACGCCCTGACGTTCGACGGCTGGGCGAGCCTCACCGCCACGCCCGTCCCCGGCGGGGAGGACGCCGCGGGATCGGGGTTCAACGACGGCGAGTACGGCTTCGCCGGCGGCATGCGGTACGTGACGCGGGACTGGCAGGTCACGACCGGATACCGGCAGATCGGCGACGCCTTCAACCCGGAGGTCGGCTTCGTCAACCGGCGCGGCTACCGCCAGTTGAACTGGCGCTTCCTCCGCCACATGCGCACCGACGGCGTGTCATGGTTCCGGGAGTTCCGTCCCCACATTTCCGGGAACAGCTGGTGGACGCTGGGCGGCTTCAACGAGTCGTATCTCGTGCACTTCGACAACCACTTCCAGTTCGAGAACGGCGCCTTCTTCCAGCTTCCCGGCTTCAACTTCACGGGGGAGGGTCTCGAGGCCCCGTTCGCGATCCGGGAAAACATCGTCATCCCGGCCGGCACCTACCACAACATCGACTGGGAGTTCAGGGCGAACACGAACCGGGGCGCCCCCCTGTCGCTGTCCGTCGGCTGGGACCTGGGCGGGTTCTACAGCGGGACCCGCTTCGGCCCGAACGCGACGCTCGCGTACCGCTACGGGGACAGGCTCAGCGCGAGCCTCATCACGAACTATTTCGACGTCCGGCTCGACGAGGGCAGCTTCAAGACCGCCGTCGTGCGCTTCAACGCGTCATATTCGTTCACGCCGCGCGTTTATCTGCAGGCGAACGTCCAGTACAACGACGATACGAAGGACGTCGGGACCAATGTCCGCTTCGCGTGGCTCGATACGGCGGGTACGGGGTTGTACGTGGTGTGGAACGACACGAATCACACCGGCTCGCTCGAGCGTACGGGCATCATGGCCGGTCCGAAGCAGCGCCAGCTCGTCGTCAAGTACAGCCGGCTCTTCAACCTGACCGGGTAG
- a CDS encoding pyridoxal-phosphate dependent enzyme, which produces MWHEDILGTIGGTPLVRVNRLAAHLPGTVLAKLEYFNPGGSVKDRIGVSMLDDAEARGEIQPGGTIVEGTSGNTGVGLALAAIARGYKCIFATTDKQSPEKIAILRALGAEVIVCPTAVDPEDPRSYYQVSRRLAEETPNSFYMNQYDNPANTLAHLRTTGPELWEGTEGRITHLFVGSGTGGTISGSAAYLKERNPDVRIIGVDPYGSVYWKYFHTGEFDEDEIHPYVTEGVGEDILAGNMNFDIVDDYVRVTDRESMLMTRRLAREEGMFLGGSCGMAMAGALGWMEVNRDAVSDEDVLVVIMPDGGYRALGKVYNDVWMQEHGFLDEGETLTAGVLVTRRSTDRPLVSAPVDMSLEDAIASMREHAISQLPVTEAGEVVGSLIEQNILRFLMGDPDARGRLVRDVMGPPFPTVEASNPVHAFANALSGDQPAVLVRQEGGTLGILTRSDLISALGA; this is translated from the coding sequence ATGTGGCACGAGGACATCCTGGGCACGATCGGCGGCACGCCGCTGGTGCGCGTAAACCGCCTCGCGGCGCACCTGCCCGGCACCGTCCTCGCGAAGCTCGAGTACTTCAACCCCGGCGGCTCCGTCAAGGACCGCATCGGCGTCTCGATGCTCGACGACGCCGAGGCGCGGGGCGAGATCCAGCCTGGCGGAACGATCGTCGAGGGCACGAGCGGCAACACCGGCGTCGGGCTGGCCCTCGCCGCGATCGCCCGCGGCTACAAGTGCATCTTCGCGACCACCGACAAGCAGAGCCCCGAGAAGATCGCCATCCTGCGCGCGCTCGGAGCGGAAGTCATCGTCTGTCCGACGGCGGTGGACCCGGAGGATCCGCGCTCCTACTACCAGGTCTCGCGCCGGCTCGCGGAGGAGACCCCCAACTCCTTCTACATGAACCAGTACGACAACCCCGCCAACACGCTCGCCCACCTGCGGACGACCGGCCCGGAACTGTGGGAGGGGACGGAGGGGAGGATCACGCACCTCTTCGTCGGCTCCGGCACCGGCGGCACGATCTCGGGCTCCGCCGCCTACCTCAAGGAACGGAACCCCGACGTGCGGATCATCGGCGTGGACCCTTACGGCTCCGTCTACTGGAAGTACTTCCACACCGGCGAGTTCGACGAGGACGAGATCCATCCCTACGTCACCGAGGGGGTGGGGGAGGACATCCTCGCGGGCAACATGAACTTCGACATCGTGGACGACTACGTGCGCGTCACGGACCGGGAATCGATGCTCATGACCCGCCGTCTCGCGCGCGAGGAGGGGATGTTCCTCGGCGGCTCGTGCGGCATGGCGATGGCCGGCGCCCTCGGGTGGATGGAGGTGAACCGCGACGCGGTCTCCGACGAGGATGTGCTCGTCGTGATCATGCCGGACGGCGGCTATCGCGCGCTCGGAAAGGTCTACAACGACGTCTGGATGCAGGAGCACGGCTTCCTCGATGAGGGCGAGACCCTCACCGCGGGTGTGCTCGTCACGCGCCGTTCGACCGACCGGCCGCTGGTGTCGGCCCCCGTCGACATGTCGCTCGAGGATGCGATCGCGTCGATGCGGGAACACGCGATCTCCCAGCTTCCAGTGACGGAGGCAGGAGAGGTCGTCGGGAGCCTCATCGAGCAGAACATCCTGCGCTTCCTCATGGGAGACCCCGACGCGCGGGGGCGCCTCGTGCGCGACGTCATGGGCCCGCCCTTCCCGACGGTGGAGGCCTCGAACCCCGTCCACGCCTTCGCCAACGCCCTCAGCGGAGACCAGCCCGCCGTGCTCGTGCGGCAGGAAGGCGGCACGCTCGGCATCCTCACCCGCTCCGACCTCATCTCCGCCCTCGGCGCGTAG
- a CDS encoding type II toxin-antitoxin system VapC family toxin — MTVIVDASVLAAAVAHLGPHGMWSEAAVVDATREGRSLAGPQLVLAEATNVLRRLELAERIESSAANLARRRLLTLKIQLFPFEPLADRAWELRHNLTIYDGWYVALAEALSRPLLTLDRRLARAPGPTCRIITPPASQVVHERAVTRPAG; from the coding sequence GTGACGGTTATCGTTGATGCCTCGGTCCTCGCGGCGGCGGTCGCCCACCTCGGGCCTCACGGCATGTGGTCCGAGGCCGCCGTGGTGGACGCTACTCGCGAGGGCCGTTCGCTGGCCGGTCCGCAACTGGTCCTCGCCGAGGCGACCAACGTCCTCCGCCGACTTGAGCTTGCCGAACGGATCGAGAGTTCCGCAGCCAATCTCGCTCGTCGCAGGCTGCTGACGCTCAAGATTCAACTTTTCCCGTTCGAACCCCTCGCCGACCGTGCGTGGGAACTTCGTCACAACCTCACGATCTACGACGGTTGGTACGTGGCCCTCGCCGAGGCGCTCTCGCGCCCACTCCTGACGCTCGATCGCCGGCTCGCGCGCGCTCCCGGGCCCACCTGCCGAATCATCACTCCGCCCGCCTCGCAAGTCGTCCACGAGCGGGCCGTCACGCGCCCCGCGGGGTAG
- a CDS encoding YbaN family protein has protein sequence MKPSPDTRHSRPATPSPAAQCPIDHAAAERAARALPGPVRRAVFLGVGSLSVSAGIIGIVVPLWPTTCFLLLAAWCFARSSPRAERWLYENRLFGRYLAAYRERGVISTRVRRGATIFLWSAILVSAVFAAGQLWLVALLLLIAALVTAHLYSLPGEG, from the coding sequence ATGAAACCGAGTCCAGACACGCGACACAGCCGGCCCGCGACCCCTTCGCCGGCCGCCCAGTGTCCCATCGATCACGCGGCGGCCGAGCGCGCCGCGCGCGCGCTGCCCGGCCCGGTGCGACGGGCCGTCTTCCTGGGCGTGGGGAGCCTCAGCGTGAGCGCCGGCATCATCGGCATCGTGGTGCCGCTCTGGCCCACGACCTGCTTCCTCCTGCTGGCCGCGTGGTGCTTCGCGCGCAGTTCCCCCCGCGCCGAGCGCTGGCTGTACGAGAACCGCCTTTTCGGCCGCTACCTCGCCGCCTACCGCGAGCGCGGCGTGATCTCCACCCGCGTCCGGCGCGGCGCGACGATCTTCCTGTGGAGCGCGATCCTCGTCTCCGCCGTGTTCGCCGCCGGCCAACTCTGGCTCGTCGCCCTCCTCCTGCTCATCGCCGCCCTCGTCACCGCCCACCTCTACTCTCTCCCGGGAGAAGGCTAG